From a region of the Acanthochromis polyacanthus isolate Apoly-LR-REF ecotype Palm Island chromosome 3, KAUST_Apoly_ChrSc, whole genome shotgun sequence genome:
- the slc43a3a gene encoding solute carrier family 43 member 3a — MQGCEVGTRVRYWLTLASGMLECLCFAGVVFGYASLVFVLKEDGYFDELCINSNSSTTNVTDCSRQDEQFSLAFTIASFLNNFLNLVNGYLFDRFGTMVMRLLAISCYTTGTLLMAFSSAASSLLLFPALSCMAVGGLLLLLTNIQVGNLFAAHRSTIITLYNGAFDSSSAVFLIVKVLYEQGISLRSSFLFLSICSVIHVLRTLLLMPRTHIPYLLPQGYTYGVQCGKANTYNVEQVEKMGAGAMTASQETPTPEDSTEIKDTEKVKSFWSCVLSWFFLWHLLWLSIMQLRHYLFIGTLNPKLNRLADSDPQLVSEYTNAFAVTQLFGVLCAPWNGLIMDRHKGKPLAAGETEQEADLRSSCLSLFLTSLQCLLFSVCATIPVLPLQYLTFILQVLNRSFLYGGNAAFISIAFPSCHFGKLYGLVMSLSAVISLLQYPCFTLVKGALDGDPLYVDIALTLLTLLVFIHPVYIFIHCRREASSRKNNTEAEVTHDCRTKTTEILFSQNF, encoded by the exons ATGCAGGGCTGCGAGGTTGGTACCAGGGTGCGCTACTGGCTGACTCTGGCTTCGGGGATGCTGGAGTGTCTGTGCTTTGCtggtgtggtgtttggttacgCCTCTCTGGTGTTTGTGCTGAAGGAAGATGGATACTTTGACGAGCTGTGCatcaacagcaacagcagcaccaCGAACGTCACAG ACTGTAGTAGGCAGGATGAGCAGTTCTCTCTGGCCTTCACGATTGCCTCGTTCCTCAACAACTTCCTGAACCTCGTCAATGGCTACCTCTTTGATCGCTTTGGCACCATGGTGATGAGGCTTCTGGCAAT aTCCTGTTACACGACTGGAACCCTTCTTATGGCCTTTTCCAGTGCAG CTTCCTCACTGCTGCTTTTCCCAGCCTTGTCCTGCATGGCTGTTGGAGGTTTGCTGCTTCTTCTAACTAACATTCAG GTGGGGAACCTCTTTGCTGCCCATcgttccaccatcatcacccTCTACAACGGTGCCTTCGACTCCTCCTCAGCTGTGTTTCTCATCGTCAAG GTTCTGTATGAGCAGGGAATCTCTCTTCGctcttccttcctcttcttGTCGATCTGCAGCGTCATTCATGTATTAAGAACTTTGCTGCTCATGCCGAGAACCCACATCCCTTATCTTCTGCCTCAGGGCTACACCTACGG AGTGCAATGTGGAAAAGCCAACACTTACAACGTGGAGCAGGTTGAGAAGATGGGAGCTGGAGCTATGACGGCTTCACAGGAGACACCCACACCTGAGGACAGCACAGAGatcaaagacacagaaaaag TGAAGAGTTTCTGGAGCTGTGTCTTGTCCTGGTTCTTCCTGTGGCACCTGCTCTGGTTGTCCATAATGCAGCTGAGACACTATCTGTTCATCGGGACGCTCAACCCCAAACTCAACCGGCTGGCCGACAGTGACCCCCAGCTCG TAAGTGAGTACACCAATGCTTTCGCTGTGACCCAGCTGTTTGGGGTCCTGTGTGCTCCCTGGAACGGACTCATCATGGACAGACACAAGGGGAAACCTCTGGCTGCTG GAGAAACCGAGCAGGAGGCCGACCTGCGCTCCTCCTGCCTGTCTCTGTTCCTGACCTCGCTGCAGTGCCTCCTCTTCTCTGTTTGCGCCACCATACCCGTGCTCCCGCTGCAGTACCTCACCTTCATCCTGCAGGTCCTCAATCGCTCCTTCCTCTACGGGGGGAACGCGGCCTTCATTAGCATCGC TTTTCCATCCTGTCACTTTGGGAAGCTATACGGTCTGGTGATGTCCCTCTCTGCTGTCATCTCCCTGCTGCAATATCCCTGCTTCACCCTGGTCAAAGGAGCTCTGGACGGAGACCCCCTATAT GTGGACATCGCTCTCACTCTCCTCACTCTGCTGGTCTTTATTCATCCCGTCTACATCTTCATCCACTGTAGGAGAGAAGCCAGCAGTAGGAAGAACAACACGGAGGCTGAGGTCACCCATGACTGCCGAACGAAAACTACGGAGATTTTGTTCTCGCAAAACTTTTAG